The following are from one region of the Andrena cerasifolii isolate SP2316 chromosome 1, iyAndCera1_principal, whole genome shotgun sequence genome:
- the LOC143368659 gene encoding uncharacterized protein LOC143368659 translates to MYSLYRAWFGDSATGDSYSRLQETLSPPDTVVRVGNEGEHQFVAHKGVLAAHSGYLKALLTSAAATTSQNVSANIGPCSNLPATAIAIAPTNLSEQSLRQPITSVSVSSIGGEAFAPLLNYMYTGRLEVTLDNVYSVLLATHLLHMPGALEQCRAALFRLRAPPPLPTPIPVPAVPTSTMTSTSMTSSTLGSGNILRPIPNRLIIDPGMCWPTTPLYPPAAPHLSHLSQLQPSVLMQSTVPLNISVVPTTSVQDTQNSTRYSEVSSPKPSIFQAERNRGLREAKQKPSEGISSTSLPFVAAAFTAFATSVPTASPTRSVSPTPSSASQSSLPPCQGNKPSSMDQRQSNEEQSYEQTSGSKQAQDHPCSLTPLEESTSNRNRERNLEALSTIDGKLPRRKGRGSSGNEGSSSGVLSVVYDVACCDGPVKFHRVLNENYSSSASCGPSTMPPQPRLQRSCFESENTSSENDENGGPGPVVRVPRDSMESDVETATNGASYTCGYCRHTFKSQYCYRKHAKRHLLSGRANNSAGSRQKQEAAKNRREVRLLDLNVQYYPCKICGCKFPSYYFVHKHKKLCHANAEDRPPNDETSGNNGEDQESTSSTTNDRQ, encoded by the exons ATGTACAGCCTCTACAGAGCGTGGTTCGGCGACAGTGCAACTGGGGACAGTTACTCGCGCCTCCAAGAGACTCTATCGCCACCTGACACGGTGGTTAGGGTTGGAAACGAGGGGGAACATCAGTTTGTGGCTCATAAGGGGGTTCTGGCTGCCCACAGTGGATATCTGAAGGCTCTGCTAACTAGCGCCGCGGCTACAACTAGTCAGAATGTTAGCGCGAACATTGGACCCTGCAGCAACTTACCAGCAACTGCTATAGCAATCGCGCCAACGAATCTATCGGAGCAATCGCTGCGGCAACCTATCACTTCCGTCTCGGTCTCATCAATTG GTGGAGAAGCATTTGCCCCCCTGCTAAATTACATGTACACCGGCCGCCTGGAGGTAACGCTGGACAACGTGTACAGTGTTCTATTAGCCACCCATCTACTCCACATGCCAGGAGCTCTAGAACAGTGCAGAGCTGCTCTGTTCAGACTGAGGGCTCCGCCGCCTCTGCCGACGCCCATACCGGTGCCAGCAGTGCCAACGTCGACCATGACGTCCACGTCTATGACGTCGTCAACGCTGGGGTCTGGAAATATACTGAGACCCATACCAAACCGGCTGATAATAGATCCGGGCATGTGCTGGCCGACGACGCCGCTTTACCCGCCAGCGGCGCCTCACCTGAGCCATCTATCTCAGCTGCAACCGTCGGTGCTGATGCAGTCCACGGTCCCGCTCAACATTTCAGTGGTGCCAACCACGAGCGTGCAAGACACGCAGAACTCGACACGCTATAG CGAGGTATCGTCGCCAAAACCTTCCATCTTCCAAGCAGAGCGTAATCGAGGCCTCAGAGAAGCGAAGCAGAAGCCTTCAGAAGGGATATCGTCCACTTCGTTGCCGTTCGTCGCAGCCGCGTTCACAGCATTCGCCACGTCGGTCCCGACCGCCTCGCCAACTCGATCCGTGTCGCCGACCCCTTCTTCGGCGTCTCAATCCTCGCTGCCCCCGTGCCAGGGCAACAAACCATCTTCAATGGACCAACGGCAGAGCAATGAGGAGCAGAGTTACGAGCAAACGAGTGGAAGCAAGCAAGCGCAAGATCATCCCTGCTCGTTGACGCCTTTAGAGGAATCAACGTCGAATCGTAATCGTGAAAGGAACTTGGAAGCCCTATCGACCATCGACGGCAAGTTGCCCAGGCGCAAGGGACGGGGCTCGAGCGGGAACGAGGGTTCCTCCAGCGGCGTTCTGTCGGTGGTGTACGACGTGGCTTGCTGCGACGGCCCGGTCAAGTTCCACCGTGTTCTGAACGAAAATTACTCGTCGTCCGCGTCCTGCGGGCCAAGCACGATGCCCCCCCAACCGCGGCTGCAAAGGTCCTGCTTTGAATCTGAGAATACGTCGAGCGAGAACGACGAGAACGGCGGGCCTGGCCCGGTTGTCAGGGTGCCGCGCGACTCCATGGAATCTGACGTCGAGACCGCGACCAACGGGGCAAGTTACACCTGCGGATACTGCAGGCACACCTTCAAGTCTCAGTACTGTTACAGGAAGCACGCGAAGAGGCACCTGCTGTCCGGCAGGGCGAACAACTCGGCGGGGAGTAGGCAGAAGCAGGAGGCTGCGAAGAACAGGAGGGAGGTCCGACTGCTGGACCTGAACGTGCAGTACTATCCCTGCAAAATTTGCGGCTGCAAGTTCCCCAGTTACTATTTCGTCCACAAGCACAAGAAGCTGTGCCATGCCAATGCGGAAGACAGGCCGCCGAACGACGAGACCAGCGGAAACAACGGGGAGGACCAAGAATCCACGAGCTCCACCACTAACGACAGACAGTGA